A stretch of Heterodontus francisci isolate sHetFra1 chromosome 1, sHetFra1.hap1, whole genome shotgun sequence DNA encodes these proteins:
- the fgf5 gene encoding fibroblast growth factor 5, producing MRLHCLVLLFLNHTVRFSSGHSEQVASAELLKGTTNESSSAMQSRRSLRNMYQWNKSGPRTGRLYCRVGIGFHLQIQPDGKVSGSHEANLFSILEIFAVSQGIVGIRGIFSNRFLAMNKKGKLYATTKFTDECIFKERYQENSYNTYASATYKSENNSREWYVALNKRGKVKKGNSPRVKPQHISTHFLPRFKQFEKEKKFKITRKIPEKKPPPKPPKSPPSTSVSRKKTSVVKYRPKFRFG from the exons ATGCGCCTTCACTGCCTCGTCCTCCTTTTTCTGAATCACACCGTCCGCTTCTCTTCTGGGCATAGCGAGCAGGTAGCGTCTGCAGAACTACTTAAGGGTACAACAAACGAGAGCTCCTCAGCCATGCAGAGTCGTAGATCACTAAGGAACATGTACCAATGGAATAAGTCTGGGCCCCGCACTGGAAGACTTTATTGTAGAGTTGGAATTGGTTTTCATTTGCAGATTCAGCCTGATGGCAAAGTCAGTGGCTCGCATGAAGCCAATCTGTTCA GTATTTTGGAAATATTTGCCGTGTCTCAGGGAATAGTGGGAATTCGAGGAATTTTTAGCAACCGATTTTTAGCGATGAATAAAAAGGGGAAACTTTACGCAACT ACCAAGTTTACAGATGAATGCATTTTCAAGGAGAGATATCAAGAGAACAGTTACAACACTTACGCCTCGGCCACTTACAAGAGCGAAAACAATAGCCGAGAGTGGTACGTGGCTTTAAATAAACGTGGTAAAGTTAAAAAGGGGAACAGCCCTCGGGTGAAACCTCAGCACATTTCTACACATTTTCTTCCAAGGTTCAAACAGTTTGAGAAAGAAAAGAAGTTCAAAATTACTAGAAAAATTCCAGAGAAAAAACCGCCACCCAAACCTCCAAAATCGCCTCCTTCTACAAGCGTCAGCAGGAAGAAAACGAGCGTTGTCAAATATCGGCCAAAATTTCGTTTTGGATAG